AGCTTCTAAGACAATCTCTTCTATAATGTTTCTTCATTCTTAAGACAACCTTATCCAACAAACCCTACACCCATAATTAATTGAATCCTAAGCCTTCACTTTTTAACGAATCAAAACTACCATTaagtcccaaaattttcaatctcCTCAGTGGATATATGGTAATGGTATATTgataattcattttattttatgttttcaatgGTTTGGGGTTTAGGGGATTCGATAGAGCCTTAGCTCAACTGACATCTCCTAATATTTCTAATAGAAACATCTTGTGTTATGTTTTGTTTTCCTAGTCCATAATTTATAATGTTGTGTatgaattaaattttaaatttccaaATTTAGATCTTACCAAAATTTCACTTGGCCTGATAAGAGCCTACAAATGCTTGAGGTATTGACTAACTATTTCAACAACAAGCCACCCTCCAACCAGCCGAAATTAGGCCCGCTAGTTTACAGTCACAAGCCAAATTTGGTCATGTCCAAACTTGGTTACGtctgaagggaaaaaaaaaatttagaacaaccTATGACATCACCGACATAGCTTTTTATTCATCCATAACAGATTACAAGTTACAACCACTGAGAccaattttcttctttcaaaaTGAGTGTAACCATGGTTAATAGCTCCACGGTAATGGGACTCATCCAAGACACAAAGAAGTTCAACAATTGCATCAATGAATGTTTTGAGATGCTAGGTATTGACGGTAATGGTATGCTTTCAAGAGAATTGCTTTATGGGGGTCTTAATAAGCTTTTGTCATTGGAAAACAATACGAACCAAGAGGAAGAGATCAATGATCTCTATGAAGTAATTTTCAAGAGGTTTGATAAGGATGAAAAAGGGTTGATTGATCGAATGGAATTTGAGTCTCTTATTAGGGAGCTCATGCTAGCCATGGCTCGTGGAATAATTGGTGGTCTGCCAGTTCTAGTGGCTCTTGAGGAACACAGTCTGGTTATAAAGGCTGTCAACATGAAGTGGCTAGCTTGAAGGAAGGTAGTcgaaagaataaaagaaagagagaaaagaatgtgCTTCGTGATATATGCCTTTGTTGTCACAAATTGGAAACTAGCCAGCAACAAAAAACGTAATAgcaattttggggtttttattttttatatttttttgctcCAAATAGAAACGTAATAGCAATTAGTTTTGTAAGTTATAAATATTTAtgtgccaattttttttttgaggggaaatTTATGTGCTAAGTTGATACACTACACAACTTAATGCATCAACATCTCTACAATTATTGTATTTAcggagaaaatgggcttttgcccttcctttttaaaatatccaaaaaaatactCTATGTTTGaaactaattagagaaatgccattattttgaaactcgattttctaaaaatcgaattttaaatgtataactcgatttttggaaCATCAAGTTATAGCGAATGtggacttagaattttttttttggaactcgagttccacgaactcgagttccatgtaaagtactcgagttcatggaactcaagtttcacttgaattttttcaaggaacttgagttccagaatttttttttttttaaattttcaatttgctataactcgattgtccaaaaatcgagttttaaattgaaactcaatttNNNNNNNNNNNNNNNNNNNNNNNNNNNNNNNNNNNNNNNNNNNNNNNNNNNNNNNNNNNNNNNNNNNNNNNNNNNNNNNNNNNNNNNNNNNNNNNNNNNNNNNNNNNNNNNNNNNNNNNNNNNNNNNNNNNNNNNNNNNNNNNNNNNNNNNNNNNNNNNNNNNNNNNNNNNNNNNNNNNNNNNNNNNNNNNNNNNNNNNNNNNNNNNNNNNNNNNNNNNNNNNNNNNNNNNNNNNNNNNNNNNNNNNNNNNNNNNNNNNNNNNNNNNNNNNNNNNNNNNNNNNNNNNNNNNNNNNNNNNNNNNNNNNNNNNNNNNNNNNNNNNNNNNNNNNNNNNNNNNNNNNNNNNNNNNNNNNNNNNNNNNNNNNNNNNNNNNNNNNNNNNNNNNNNNNNNNNNNNNNNNNNNNNNNNNNNNNNNNNNNNNNNNNNNNNNNNNNNNNNNNNNNNNNNNNNNNNNNNNNNNNNNNNNNNNNNNNNNNNNNNNNNNNNNNNNNNNNNNNNNNNNNNNNNNNNNNNNNNNNNNNNNNNNNNNNNNNNNNNNNNNNNNNNNNNNNNNNNNNNNNNNNNNNNNNNNNNNNNNNNNNNNNNNNNNNNNNNNNNNNNNNNNNNNNNNNNNNNNNNNNNNNNNNNNNNNNNNNNNNNNNNNNNNNNNNNNNNNNNNNNNNNNNNNNNNNNNNNNNNNNNNNNNNNNNNNNNNNNNNNNNNNNNNNNNNNNNNNNNNNNNNNNNNNNNNNNNNNNNNNNNNNNNNNNNNNNNNNNNNNNNNNNNNNNNNNNNNNNNNNNNNNNNNNNNNNNNNNNNNNNNNNNNNNNNNNNNNNNNNNNNNNNNNNNNNNNNNNNNNNNNNNNNNNNNNNNNNNNNNNNNNNNNNNNNNNNNNNNNNNNNNNNNNNNNNNNNNNNNNNNNNNNNNNNNNNNNNNNNNNNNNNNNNNNNNNNNNNNNNNNNNNNNNNNNNNNNNNNNNNNNNNNNNNNNNNNNNNNNNNNNNNNNNNNNNNNNNNNNNAATTGGGTCATCAGTTTCTGTGTAAGAATCTTGTTCAAATCACCAAATCCTTAGAAATATTCTTATCTATCAATTCTTGACAAACTATTATATCgttctttgttatttttagtgaaaatgcaGGTTTATTAGCATTGACACGTGTTGGTAGCCGAAGGGTTGTCCAAATATCAGCTGGTTTCATGATCTTCTTTTCCATCCTTGGTGAGTAATTCATGCAAGAAATTCACACTCAAATCTGTCTCCTTGTTGCAtgtaatataacatataaattcTATACAGGAAAATTTGGAGCTGTCTTTGCTTCAATCCCAGCACCAATCATTGCAGCTTTATACTGCCTGTTTTTTGCCTATGTGGGTAGGTATTATTAACTTATGGAGCAGGTTTTAAATCATCATTATAATTCAATTCAAGGATAATTTGTTTAATACTTTTTCATAATACACGAGCAGGTTCAGCAGGCCTCAGTCTTCTTCAGTTTTGCAATTTAAACAGCTTCAGGACAAAGTTTGTATTAGGCTTCTCTATTTACATGGGCTTATCAATACCTCAATACTTCAATGAATATACAGTTGTTAAAGGCTATGGTCCTGTCCACACTGAAGCAAGATGGGTACACAACTTCTCTGTCCTGTATCTAGCTTGATATAACTTCTATCGTCTTTGAAGACCAATCAAAAGAATTTTCTTCCTTGGTTGTGTGGGTATTAATCAAATGTCTCTATTGTTTTTGCAGTTCAACGATATGATCAACGTGCCCTTCTCATCGGAAGCATTTGTTGCTGGCTTGTTGGCCTTTTTCCTTGACGTCACACTGCACCGGAAAGACAATCAAACCAGGAAAGATAGAGGCATGCATTGGTGGGATAGGTTCCGGTCATTCAAAACAGACACAAGAAGCGAGGAATTCTATTCCCTGCCCTTCAATCTGAACAAGTTTTTCCCATCTGTTTGATCTTTGGGGCATGTAGTTTTGACTTGTAACCAAATCATGCTCCTCCAATATCACTTTGTTGGTATCACACTATGTAACATCGATcgcatttttctcttttatcgTAAGTTGTTTAACTATATAAATCAACTTAGCACTTAGCAGTACTAATGAATACCTTCTTTTCGCAGCCTCCCTTGAGTAGTCCTCCCTCAGGTTCCACCTAAAATGGTATTCCACTGGCAAAAATGTAAAGTTGCTATCTTTTTTTCAGTACAATACAAGATTTATGGCTCTAGTGGTATTTCATGTGTCCTTTTATGGAGATGCAGGGCCAGCCCAACAAAATTTGGGGCCTATGGGAactttttatatgtaaacatttattaaataaaattatataatactaattaaattaagactaatttgatgtaaatacaaaaattgatgaataatactagctaaattaaggttaatttcatatagaagaTTGAATATTATAGTTGAATCAAAAGGAACTTACTTTAACTTTGATATATGATTATGCATAGTTAAGTACAGttgtaatctaaattttaattttatccattctttttaagagaaagagatagatagatattatttgatGTATGGCTTAGTAAGAAATTAGTCATCATTGATGATTTATCGCATTTGTagcattttatttgaaacatcttaaggtttcaattgagttaaatttttattagtctCCTATTATAAAAGCcttgttagaaatgaaaaagaaaaatactaaaaatattacaaaatgttgacaataaatatgattacaattgtaattgatgaatttcaacaacttaatttatttgtgtttgaattgcttttttatgtgattggtgatatgtcagttaaatctataataaaatttgtgatatcTTTAACATCACTCTTAAAAAAAGTacgaattatttaaaaaatgtaatatttttataaaattttgggtctTTTACTAAGAAAGATGGAGCCTTTTTTTAgtaggaaaattttttatttattgtgagGCCTTAGGCCTCGACCTAAgttgcctaggccttgagccggcaCTGTGGAGATGTGTAGGGTTTAAACTTTTGGCAAGAGCTTTGTTTGTAATGGGGATTTAACCAATGATTAAGGTTTGGATCTCCCCATCTCTCATTTCATAATGAGCTTCCTAATGCCCACTGAGGCATTGAGCTAAAACCCGTAGCCTATATCATTATAATCTAAACATAAATTACAATATTAGTTGTTAGACTTAGCCCACGAGATGCATGAGAAAGTTTTACACAAATGTATAAGGGAAATTTGTCTTTCTTAAATAACATTTACATGCAAAACTCATCTTCTTACATATTAGCGGACAACTTATAAAATCATccacatgtattatttaaataaatcataaataaattaaatagatcATGTGTTTATTAAAAGTACACATGAATGATTTTACCCATCGTCACATAATTGGTTTGAGAAATCTCCACCAAACCATTACCTTgggtgtttttaaaaaaaaaataaatttattttaactctccccaattttttcaaatttttttaacgcTCCAATTGCCAAACATTTTaccaagtatttttttatttatttttttagtaaatctTTCTAGCTTACCATGTTCATCATGTCGCTACTAATTCCAAGGTTGCATTCATGATTCAAATTTACCTAATTAATCAACATCAAAATACCTTTAACATATTGTAACACATAAATCTCATTTGGTTAGCTCAGTATAGAGTGACTGGTTTAAAAATTTaaggtttggtaaaaaaaagttttggtgaATAAAGGTTCACGTGTTACGCAGATGTTATAGATACTCGTATAAAGAGAAAGTTGGTCTTaagaattgttaaataaaaaaaataaaatactattttggcctctaaactttacaaaatgtttgtttttcatttctaaactttaagaagttcatttttcatctttaaaatattaaaaagttcattttgtctctaaattattgaaaatgttttatttatatccttaaactttactaaaaatttgtttttcatccctaaattattgaaaaaaaacttttttttccatccttatttttgtctctatactattcaaaaaactttttacaaagtttaggaatgaaaaaaagaactttttaaagttctagggacaaaaaataaactttttagtaaaatttaggaccaaaatagtattttaccctaaaaatattaaaaaaactaaaaaataaaaattgtaaaaaaaaaaacattgagaTTGGACCTAAGCTTATGCACTCTCAATTTCCCAAACAACCCCAGAGATTCATGCTTATCATTCTTTCATGGTTTAATGTCGATATCAATTACAAAAGTTCACTTATACCGATAGCGCTTAAGCCGAATTGGTACTTAGTGCTTGGGGGTACAAATTTGAGTTGTTGGTGCAACATATTTAATGAGAAGTATTTCTCACCGTCTTTAAAAAACCATAAATTACTTATAAACATGTGGTACCCCAAACTTGTGAATGATACTATCTAGGACAGTGGATTTGGGCTCCCAATTTAAATGTTGGTGGGTTTCCTCACAATCCTACAGATTTTGCTTCAAACGCAGCCTGAATAGTCCAATATCTATTATCCCTGTGGTTTCCAGCCTAACACCCCCTTACCCTTTGACTTTGCTTCTTACTTTCTCTTAACCTTCTCCCTTTCATCCCCTCTGtttcttctccctctctcaatttcttctcactttttctctccccaacccaaaaaaaaccaacccCTTCTTGTTTACCCTCACTCCCTTATAT
This genomic stretch from Quercus lobata isolate SW786 chromosome 3, ValleyOak3.0 Primary Assembly, whole genome shotgun sequence harbors:
- the LOC115981223 gene encoding uncharacterized protein LOC115981223; translation: MVNSSTVMGLIQDTKKFNNCINECFEMLGIDGNGMLSRELLYGGLNKLLSLENNTNQEEEINDLYEVIFKRFDKDEKGLIDRMEFESLIRELMLAMARGIIGGLPVLVALEEHSLVIKAVNMKWLA
- the LOC115981224 gene encoding nucleobase-ascorbate transporter 6-like; amino-acid sequence: IGSSVSVENAGLLALTRVGSRRVVQISAGFMIFFSILGKFGAVFASIPAPIIAALYCLFFAYVGSAGLSLLQFCNLNSFRTKFVLGFSIYMGLSIPQYFNEYTVVKGYGPVHTEARWFNDMINVPFSSEAFVAGLLAFFLDVTLHRKDNQTRKDRGMHWWDRFRSFKTDTRSEEFYSLPFNLNKFFPSV